The proteins below are encoded in one region of Buttiauxella gaviniae:
- the atpA gene encoding F0F1 ATP synthase subunit alpha, translated as MQLNSTEISELIKQRIAQFSVVSEAHNEGTIVSVSDGIIRVHGLADVMQGEMISLPGNRYAIALNLERDSVGAVVMGPYADLAEGMKVKCTGRILEVPVGRGLLGRVVNTLGAPVDGKGPLDHDGFSAVEAIAPGVIERQSVDQPVQTGYKSVDAMIPIGRGQRELVIGDRQTGKTALAIDAIINQRDSGIKCIYVAIGQKASTISNVVRKLEEHGALANTIVVVATASESAALQYLAPYSGCAMGEYFRDRGEDALIVYDDLSKQAVAYRQISLLLRRPPGREAYPGDVFYLHSRLLERAARVNAEYVEAFTKGEVKGKTGSLTALPIIETQAGDVSAFVPTNVISITDGQIFLESNLFNAGIRPAVNPGISVSRVGGAAQTKIMKKLSGGIRTALAQYRELAAFSQFASDLDDATRKQLSHGQKVTELLKQKQYAPMSVAQQSLVLFAAERGYLEDVELAKIGSFEAALLAYVDRDHAPLMQEINQSGGYNDEIEGKLKGILDSFKATQSW; from the coding sequence ATGCAACTGAATTCCACCGAAATCAGCGAACTGATCAAGCAGCGCATTGCTCAGTTCAGTGTTGTGAGCGAAGCTCATAACGAAGGTACAATTGTTTCTGTAAGTGACGGTATCATCCGCGTACACGGCCTGGCCGATGTTATGCAGGGTGAGATGATTTCCCTGCCGGGAAACCGTTACGCCATTGCACTGAACCTCGAGCGCGACTCTGTAGGTGCAGTAGTAATGGGTCCGTACGCTGACCTTGCCGAAGGCATGAAAGTTAAGTGTACTGGCCGTATTCTTGAAGTACCGGTTGGCCGTGGCCTGCTGGGCCGCGTGGTGAACACCCTGGGTGCACCCGTCGACGGTAAAGGTCCTCTGGACCATGACGGCTTCTCCGCTGTTGAAGCGATCGCACCTGGCGTTATCGAACGTCAATCCGTAGACCAACCTGTGCAGACAGGCTACAAGTCCGTTGATGCCATGATCCCAATCGGTCGTGGTCAGCGTGAACTGGTCATCGGTGACCGTCAGACAGGTAAAACTGCTCTGGCGATCGATGCCATCATCAACCAGCGTGATTCCGGCATCAAATGTATCTATGTGGCTATCGGCCAGAAAGCGTCCACTATTTCTAACGTGGTTCGTAAACTGGAAGAGCACGGCGCACTGGCAAACACCATCGTTGTTGTTGCAACTGCATCAGAATCTGCTGCACTGCAATACCTGGCACCGTACTCCGGTTGCGCAATGGGTGAATACTTCCGTGACCGCGGCGAAGATGCACTGATCGTTTATGATGATCTGTCTAAACAAGCCGTTGCTTACCGTCAGATTTCCCTGCTGCTTCGTCGTCCACCAGGTCGTGAAGCTTACCCAGGCGACGTTTTCTACCTCCACTCCCGTTTGCTGGAACGTGCTGCGCGTGTTAACGCCGAATACGTTGAAGCATTCACCAAAGGTGAAGTGAAAGGTAAAACAGGTTCCCTGACTGCGCTGCCGATTATCGAAACGCAAGCTGGTGACGTTTCCGCGTTCGTTCCGACCAACGTAATTTCCATTACCGATGGTCAGATCTTCCTGGAATCCAACCTGTTTAACGCCGGTATTCGTCCTGCGGTTAACCCGGGTATCTCCGTATCTCGTGTGGGTGGTGCTGCTCAGACCAAGATCATGAAAAAACTGTCCGGTGGTATTCGTACCGCTCTGGCACAGTATCGTGAACTGGCTGCGTTCTCTCAGTTTGCATCCGACCTTGACGATGCGACCCGTAAGCAGTTGAGCCATGGTCAGAAAGTGACCGAGCTCCTGAAACAGAAACAGTATGCGCCAATGTCTGTTGCGCAGCAGTCTCTGGTTCTGTTCGCTGCTGAACGTGGTTACCTCGAAGATGTGGAACTGGCTAAAATCGGTAGCTTCGAAGCCGCTCTGCTGGCTTACGTTGACCGTGACCATGCTCCACTGATGCAAGAAATCAACCAATCTGGTGGCTATAACGACGAAATCGAAGGCAAGCTGAAAGGCATCCTCGATTCCTTCAAAGCAACTCAGTCCTGGTAA
- the atpB gene encoding F0F1 ATP synthase subunit A has protein sequence MSAGEISTPQEYIGHHLNNLQLDLRTFSLVDPQNPPATFWTLNIDSMFFSVVLGLLFLVIFRKVAKSATSGVPGKFQTAVELVIGFVNGSVKDMYHGKSKVIAPLALTVFVWVFLMNLMDLLPIDFLPFIGEHVLGLPALRVVPSADVNITLSMALGVFILILFYSIKMKGIGGFTKELTLQPFNHWAFIPFNLILEGVSLLSKPISLGLRLFGNMYAGELIFILIAGLLPWWSQWILSVPWAIFHILIITLQAFIFMVLTIVYLSMASEEH, from the coding sequence ATGTCTGCAGGAGAAATCTCTACACCGCAGGAGTATATAGGCCACCATCTGAATAACCTTCAGTTGGACCTGCGTACTTTCTCGCTGGTGGATCCGCAAAACCCCCCGGCCACCTTCTGGACGCTCAATATTGACTCCATGTTTTTCTCAGTGGTCCTGGGTCTCTTGTTCCTGGTTATCTTCCGTAAGGTAGCGAAAAGCGCCACCAGTGGTGTACCAGGGAAATTCCAGACAGCAGTTGAGTTGGTCATCGGCTTTGTTAATGGCAGTGTCAAAGACATGTACCATGGCAAAAGCAAGGTCATTGCACCGCTTGCGCTGACCGTCTTCGTCTGGGTCTTCCTGATGAACCTGATGGATCTGCTGCCAATCGATTTCCTGCCGTTTATCGGCGAACACGTTTTAGGCTTGCCAGCCCTGCGTGTGGTGCCGTCTGCGGACGTGAACATCACGCTATCTATGGCGCTCGGCGTGTTTATCCTGATTCTTTTCTACAGCATCAAAATGAAAGGCATTGGCGGCTTCACGAAAGAGCTGACGCTGCAGCCGTTCAATCACTGGGCATTTATACCATTCAACTTAATCCTTGAAGGGGTAAGCCTGCTGTCCAAGCCTATATCACTTGGTCTGCGACTGTTCGGCAACATGTATGCCGGTGAATTGATTTTCATTCTGATTGCTGGTCTGTTGCCGTGGTGGTCACAGTGGATTCTTAGTGTGCCTTGGGCCATTTTCCACATCCTGATCATTACGCTGCAAGCCTTCATTTTCATGGTTCTGACGATTGTCTATCTGTCGATGGCATCAGAAGAGCATTGA
- the rsmG gene encoding 16S rRNA (guanine(527)-N(7))-methyltransferase RsmG gives MLNKLNRLLDNAGITLPENQKQQLVGYVELLHKWNKAYNLTSVRHPADMLVRHILDSIVVEPHLQGSRFIDVGTGPGLPGIPLAIVRPESHFTLLDSLGKRVRFLRQVQHELNLENITPVQSRVEEFPAEPPFDGVISRAFASLTDMVTWCKHLPAENGRFYALKGLRPDDEIAALSADFTVEEVIRLQVPELDGERHLVMIKPNKN, from the coding sequence GTGCTTAACAAACTAAATCGCCTGCTGGATAACGCAGGTATTACGCTGCCAGAAAACCAGAAACAACAGCTGGTGGGTTATGTAGAACTGCTTCACAAGTGGAACAAAGCGTATAACCTGACCTCAGTGCGTCATCCTGCTGACATGCTGGTGCGCCATATTCTCGACAGTATTGTTGTGGAGCCACATTTGCAGGGTTCGCGTTTTATCGACGTAGGAACAGGCCCTGGTTTGCCGGGTATTCCGCTGGCTATCGTGCGTCCTGAATCGCATTTCACCCTGCTCGATAGCCTCGGTAAGCGCGTGCGTTTCCTGCGCCAGGTGCAGCATGAGCTTAACCTCGAGAATATCACTCCGGTACAAAGCCGTGTGGAAGAGTTCCCGGCTGAACCGCCATTTGATGGGGTAATCAGCCGTGCGTTTGCTTCTCTGACTGACATGGTGACCTGGTGTAAACATCTGCCAGCTGAGAATGGTCGCTTCTACGCTCTGAAAGGTTTACGCCCGGATGATGAAATTGCCGCTTTATCAGCGGACTTTACCGTTGAAGAAGTGATTCGTTTACAGGTGCCTGAACTTGATGGTGAGCGTCATCTGGTGATGATTAAACCAAACAAAAATTAA
- the asnC gene encoding transcriptional regulator AsnC, translating into MDNYQIDNLDRGILDALMANARTAYAELAKQFGVSPGTIHVRVEKMKQAGIITGARIDISPKQLGYDVCCFIGIILKSAKDYPSALAKLESLEEVTEAYYTTGHYSIFIKVMCRSIDALQQVLINKIQTIDEIQSTETLISLQNPIMRTIKP; encoded by the coding sequence GCTTTAATGGCAAATGCCCGCACTGCTTATGCCGAATTGGCTAAACAATTTGGTGTAAGCCCTGGCACCATTCACGTTCGCGTAGAGAAAATGAAGCAGGCTGGAATTATTACCGGGGCGCGAATCGACATCAGTCCTAAGCAGTTGGGATACGATGTTTGCTGCTTTATCGGCATCATTTTAAAAAGCGCCAAAGACTATCCTTCTGCGCTGGCAAAACTCGAAAGCCTGGAAGAGGTGACCGAGGCGTATTACACCACCGGCCACTACAGCATCTTTATTAAGGTGATGTGTCGATCTATCGATGCGCTGCAGCAGGTACTTATCAACAAGATCCAAACAATCGATGAAATTCAGTCCACCGAAACATTGATCTCCCTCCAGAACCCAATCATGCGTACCATTAAGCCCTGA
- the mnmG gene encoding tRNA uridine-5-carboxymethylaminomethyl(34) synthesis enzyme MnmG has product MFYPDPFDVIIIGGGHAGTEAAMAAARMGQQTLLLTHNIDTLGQMSCNPAIGGIGKGHLVKEVDALGGLMAKAIDQAGIQFRILNASKGPAVRATRAQADRVLYRQAVRTALENQPNLMIFQQAVEDLIVENDRVVGAVTQMGLKFRAKSVVLTVGTFLDGKIHIGLDNYSGGRAGDPPSISLSRRLRELPLRVSRLKTGTPPRIDARTIDFSVLAQQHGDNPMPVFSFMGNVNQHPAQVPCYITHTNEKTHDVIRNNLDRSPMYAGVIEGIGPRYCPSIEDKVMRFADRNQHQIFLEPEGLTSNEIYPNGISTSLPFDVQMQIVRSMQGMENAKIVRPGYAIEYDFFDPRDLKPTLESKYIQGLFFAGQINGTTGYEEAAAQGLLAGLNAARFSAEKEGWAPRRDQAYLGVLVDDLCTLGTKEPYRMFTSRAEYRLMLREDNADLRLTAAGREMGLVDDERWARFNEKLESIELERQRLKDIWLHPHSESVEEVNAKLSAPLSREANGEDLLRRPEMTYAEMMQLSVFAPGLEDPQSAEQVEIQVKYEGYIARQQEEIEKQQRNESTLLPATLDYKQVSGLSNEVIAKLNDHKPVSIGQASRISGITPAAISILLVWLKKQGLLRRSA; this is encoded by the coding sequence ATGTTTTATCCAGATCCTTTTGACGTCATCATCATTGGCGGGGGTCATGCAGGCACCGAGGCTGCAATGGCCGCTGCACGGATGGGCCAACAAACCCTTCTTCTGACACACAATATCGACACGCTCGGACAAATGTCATGCAACCCAGCGATCGGCGGTATTGGCAAGGGACATCTGGTTAAAGAAGTGGACGCACTGGGCGGTTTGATGGCGAAAGCGATCGATCAGGCAGGCATCCAGTTTAGGATACTAAACGCCAGCAAAGGGCCTGCGGTACGGGCTACTCGTGCTCAGGCTGACCGTGTGCTGTATCGTCAGGCGGTGCGTACCGCTCTGGAAAACCAGCCAAACCTGATGATCTTCCAACAGGCTGTTGAAGATCTGATTGTTGAGAACGATCGGGTTGTCGGCGCTGTAACGCAAATGGGCCTGAAGTTCAGAGCTAAATCCGTGGTGCTGACAGTCGGCACATTCCTGGATGGCAAAATTCATATCGGACTGGATAACTACAGCGGTGGCCGTGCTGGCGATCCGCCGTCTATTTCGCTTTCTCGTCGTCTGCGTGAGCTGCCACTGCGTGTCAGCCGCCTGAAAACAGGCACACCTCCGCGCATCGACGCTCGTACTATCGATTTCAGCGTTCTTGCTCAGCAGCATGGGGATAACCCAATGCCGGTATTCTCGTTCATGGGAAATGTGAACCAGCATCCTGCGCAAGTCCCTTGCTACATCACGCATACCAACGAAAAAACGCACGACGTTATTCGTAATAACCTCGATCGCAGCCCAATGTATGCAGGCGTTATCGAAGGGATTGGGCCACGTTATTGCCCGTCTATCGAAGACAAGGTGATGCGTTTTGCCGATCGCAACCAGCACCAAATTTTCCTTGAGCCAGAAGGCTTAACCAGCAACGAAATTTATCCGAACGGCATCTCTACTAGCCTGCCATTTGATGTCCAAATGCAGATCGTCCGCTCGATGCAAGGCATGGAAAATGCGAAGATCGTGCGTCCTGGCTATGCGATTGAGTACGATTTCTTTGATCCTCGCGATCTCAAACCGACGCTGGAAAGTAAATATATCCAGGGGCTGTTCTTCGCGGGTCAAATCAACGGCACCACCGGTTACGAAGAAGCGGCGGCACAAGGTTTGCTGGCCGGTCTTAACGCCGCTCGTTTCTCTGCTGAGAAAGAGGGCTGGGCGCCACGCCGCGATCAGGCTTATCTGGGCGTTCTGGTTGACGATCTTTGTACTCTCGGCACTAAAGAACCGTACCGCATGTTTACCTCTCGCGCCGAATACCGCCTGATGCTGCGTGAAGATAATGCCGATCTGCGTTTAACCGCGGCTGGCCGTGAAATGGGCCTGGTGGACGACGAACGTTGGGCACGCTTCAACGAAAAACTAGAAAGCATTGAGCTTGAGCGTCAACGTCTGAAAGACATCTGGCTGCATCCTCATTCTGAAAGTGTCGAAGAAGTGAACGCTAAGCTGAGTGCTCCGCTGTCTCGTGAAGCCAACGGCGAAGATCTGCTGCGTCGTCCGGAAATGACCTATGCTGAAATGATGCAATTATCGGTGTTCGCACCAGGGCTTGAAGATCCGCAATCTGCCGAGCAGGTAGAAATTCAGGTCAAATACGAAGGTTACATTGCGCGTCAGCAAGAAGAGATTGAAAAACAACAACGTAACGAAAGCACGTTGTTGCCAGCAACGCTCGATTATAAGCAGGTTAGCGGACTTTCTAACGAAGTGATCGCCAAGCTTAACGATCATAAACCAGTCTCAATCGGGCAGGCATCGCGCATTTCGGGTATAACCCCGGCGGCGATATCCATTTTGCTGGTCTGGTTAAAAAAACAAGGCCTGCTACGCCGTAGCGCCTGA
- the atpG gene encoding F0F1 ATP synthase subunit gamma: MAGAKEIRSKIASVQNTQKITKAMEMVAASKMRKSQERMAASRPYADTMRKVIGHLALGNLEYKHPYLDEREVKRVGYLVVSTDRGLCGGLNINLFKKLLADMKEWSDKGVQSEIAMIGSKGVSFFNSVGGNIVAQVTGMGDNPSLSELIGPVKVMLQAYDEGRLDKLYVVSNKFINTMSQVPTITQLLPLPPAEDGELKKKSWDYLYEPDPKALLDTLLRRYVESQVYQGVVENLASEQAARMVAMKAATDNGGSLIKELQLVYNKARQASITQELTEIVGGASAV; the protein is encoded by the coding sequence ATGGCCGGCGCAAAAGAGATACGTAGTAAGATCGCAAGCGTCCAGAACACGCAGAAGATCACCAAAGCAATGGAAATGGTCGCCGCGTCCAAAATGCGTAAATCGCAGGAACGCATGGCAGCCAGCCGTCCTTATGCAGACACCATGCGTAAAGTGATTGGTCACCTTGCTCTGGGTAATCTTGAATACAAACACCCTTACCTGGATGAACGCGAAGTTAAACGCGTGGGCTACCTGGTGGTGTCCACTGACCGTGGTCTGTGTGGTGGCTTGAACATTAACCTGTTCAAAAAGCTGCTGGCTGACATGAAAGAGTGGTCCGATAAAGGCGTTCAAAGCGAAATCGCAATGATCGGCTCTAAGGGCGTTTCTTTCTTCAACTCTGTAGGCGGCAATATTGTTGCTCAGGTGACGGGTATGGGTGATAACCCTTCTCTGTCCGAGTTGATTGGCCCGGTGAAAGTGATGTTGCAGGCCTACGATGAAGGCCGTCTGGACAAGCTGTATGTTGTCAGCAACAAATTTATTAACACAATGTCTCAGGTTCCAACGATTACCCAACTGCTGCCGTTACCGCCAGCAGAAGACGGCGAGTTGAAAAAGAAATCCTGGGATTATCTGTATGAACCTGATCCTAAAGCGCTGCTGGACACCTTGTTGCGCCGTTATGTGGAATCTCAGGTTTATCAGGGCGTCGTAGAAAACCTGGCCAGCGAGCAGGCCGCACGTATGGTGGCGATGAAAGCCGCTACCGACAATGGCGGCAGCCTGATTAAAGAGCTGCAGTTGGTTTACAACAAAGCTCGTCAGGCCAGCATTACTCAGGAACTCACCGAAATCGTCGGTGGCGCGTCCGCGGTATAA
- the atpH gene encoding F0F1 ATP synthase subunit delta: MSEFVTVARPYAKAAFDFAVEHQSIDNWQSMLAFAAEVSKNEQMAELLSGALAPETLSQSFISICGDQLDANGQNLIKVMAENGRLKVLPDVLEQFVQLRAAREATVEVEVTSASALNETQLSKISAAMEKRLSRKVKLNCKIDKSVMAGVIIRAGDMVIDGSVRGRLDRLTDVLQS; the protein is encoded by the coding sequence ATGTCTGAATTTGTAACTGTAGCTCGCCCCTACGCCAAAGCAGCTTTTGACTTTGCCGTCGAACACCAAAGCATTGATAACTGGCAGTCCATGCTAGCTTTCGCCGCCGAGGTGTCTAAAAACGAACAAATGGCAGAGCTTCTCTCCGGTGCTTTAGCTCCGGAAACGCTCTCTCAGTCGTTTATATCTATTTGTGGTGACCAGTTAGACGCCAACGGTCAGAACCTGATTAAGGTGATGGCTGAAAACGGTCGTTTGAAGGTTCTTCCTGATGTACTTGAGCAATTCGTTCAACTGCGTGCAGCCCGTGAAGCTACGGTTGAAGTCGAAGTGACTTCTGCTAGCGCGTTAAACGAAACCCAGCTTTCGAAAATCAGCGCCGCGATGGAAAAACGTCTGTCACGCAAAGTTAAGCTGAATTGCAAAATCGATAAGTCTGTAATGGCGGGTGTCATCATCCGTGCGGGTGATATGGTCATTGATGGTAGCGTACGCGGCCGTCTTGATCGCCTGACAGACGTCTTGCAGTCTTAA
- the atpE gene encoding F0F1 ATP synthase subunit C gives MENLNMDLLYMAAAIMMGLAAIGAAIGIGILGGKFLEGAARQPDLIPLLRTQFFIVMGLVDAIPMIAVGLGLYVMFAVA, from the coding sequence ATGGAAAACCTGAATATGGATCTGCTGTACATGGCTGCCGCGATTATGATGGGCCTTGCGGCAATCGGTGCGGCGATCGGTATCGGCATCCTCGGTGGAAAATTCCTGGAAGGCGCAGCGCGTCAACCTGATCTGATTCCTCTGCTGCGTACTCAGTTCTTTATCGTTATGGGTCTGGTGGATGCTATCCCGATGATCGCTGTTGGTCTGGGTCTGTACGTGATGTTCGCCGTCGCGTAG
- the atpF gene encoding F0F1 ATP synthase subunit B, which translates to MNLNATILGQAIAFVLFVLFCMKYVWPPIMAAIEKRQQEIADGLSSAERAKKDLDLAQANATDQLKKAKGEAQVIIEQANKRRAQILEEAKTEAEQERDKIVAQAQAEIDAERKRAREELRKQVALLAIAGAEKIIERSVDEAANSDIVDKLVAEL; encoded by the coding sequence GTGAATCTTAACGCAACAATCCTCGGCCAGGCCATCGCGTTTGTCCTGTTTGTTCTGTTCTGTATGAAGTATGTATGGCCGCCAATCATGGCTGCCATCGAGAAGCGTCAACAAGAAATTGCTGACGGTCTCTCTTCTGCAGAACGTGCCAAAAAGGACCTTGACCTTGCACAGGCCAACGCGACCGACCAGCTGAAAAAAGCCAAAGGTGAAGCTCAGGTGATTATCGAGCAGGCGAATAAACGCCGCGCTCAGATCCTTGAAGAAGCTAAAACTGAGGCAGAGCAGGAACGTGACAAAATCGTTGCACAGGCTCAGGCAGAAATCGACGCAGAGCGTAAACGCGCTCGTGAAGAACTGCGTAAGCAAGTGGCTCTGCTGGCTATCGCCGGTGCCGAGAAGATCATTGAACGTTCCGTAGATGAAGCTGCTAACAGCGACATCGTTGATAAACTGGTCGCTGAACTGTAA
- the mioC gene encoding FMN-binding protein MioC, protein MTEVTLISGSTLGSAEYVAEHLAEKLDEAGFTTQTLHGPELEDLQTSGIWLIVSSTHGAGDLPDNLQPFFNAINEQRPDLSALHYGAVGIGSREYDTFCGAIEKLDTLLTECGAKRVGSLLKVNILDHDIPEDPAEIWVGSWKNLLQDL, encoded by the coding sequence ATGACAGAAGTTACTCTGATTAGCGGCAGTACCCTGGGCAGTGCCGAATATGTGGCTGAACATTTAGCTGAGAAGCTGGATGAGGCGGGTTTTACCACCCAGACGCTGCATGGGCCTGAGTTAGAAGATCTGCAAACAAGTGGAATATGGCTGATTGTCTCTTCTACTCATGGTGCCGGAGATCTTCCTGACAATCTGCAACCCTTCTTTAACGCTATAAATGAACAACGCCCGGATCTGAGTGCTCTTCATTATGGTGCAGTCGGGATTGGCAGCCGTGAATATGACACTTTTTGCGGTGCGATTGAGAAACTGGACACCCTTCTGACGGAATGTGGTGCCAAAAGAGTGGGCTCTTTATTGAAAGTGAACATCCTCGATCACGATATTCCTGAAGATCCAGCCGAGATTTGGGTCGGATCATGGAAGAATTTACTCCAGGATTTGTAA
- the atpI gene encoding F0F1 ATP synthase subunit I produces MSVSLLSRNVARKLVVLQLLAVVAMGLLFFLKDPAWGASAFGGGLAAWLPNAVFMNFAWRHQVHTPSKGRVAWTFAIGEVLKVIASFTILVVALAGFKAVLLPLIVTWVSVLVVQILAPAVINNKG; encoded by the coding sequence ATGTCTGTGTCGCTCTTGAGTCGAAACGTTGCTCGTAAGCTTGTGGTTCTTCAGCTTCTTGCAGTGGTAGCAATGGGATTGCTGTTTTTCCTCAAAGACCCTGCATGGGGAGCCTCTGCCTTTGGCGGGGGGCTGGCAGCCTGGTTGCCAAATGCTGTATTTATGAATTTTGCCTGGCGTCACCAAGTGCATACACCTTCAAAAGGCCGCGTGGCCTGGACTTTTGCCATCGGCGAAGTGTTAAAGGTTATTGCGAGCTTTACCATACTGGTGGTGGCGTTAGCTGGTTTTAAGGCGGTATTGTTGCCGCTTATTGTGACGTGGGTTTCGGTGCTGGTTGTGCAGATACTCGCACCAGCTGTAATTAACAACAAAGGGTAA